GGAGTGAATCCAACTTGAGCTAATTTACTGAAGGAtctcaattttattcttttatatttgccCTATTACTATTCCTTGGTAAATTAACAATTTCTTTTTAcatctaactttatttttaagtgtgtgtgtgtgtgtgtgtgtgtgtgtgtgtgtgtgtgtgtgtgccctagAAGGCCAGTGGCATCAAATTCCctgtagctagagttacagataatAGTGAGATACCagtgtgggtactaggaactaaAGTCAGATTTCTGAAagagcaatatatatataaatctatggTTTTATTTCTTGAATTTCAATGTTCTTCTATCAGATGCTCTGGCTTTGCTTTTTTAATGTTTGTGGTGGtgctttttaaatctttcagacgttcttgtttatttggttttcaacattttaaaattatcgtGCCTGAATTtctcagtgttctattgctgttcattgagacatcatgaccatggcaactcctataaaggaaagcattgacTTGGGGGTTGatgtacagtttcagaggtttaaatcattattatcatcatggcaagaagcatggcagaacacaggcagagatggtgctggagaaggagctgagagttctacatcctgatccataggcagcaagaagagaagaTACTGGCCCTGGCTTGAGCTtcttgaaaccccaaagcctattCTCCATGGCATatttcctcctacaaggccacaacTTTTAATCCTTTTAAACAGTATTACACCTAAGCATTTAGATATATGAACCTATagggacattcttattcaaactaccccAATGCCTCTACAGTCCACACATTTTGATGAGGAAAGCAGCTATAAATATTTTTGGTATGGCCTTAAAGTTGCTGTCCTGacctttttctcttcaaaattccttttttaatttttccatattaTACTGAGATACATATCATTGTTAATATTTCTGTGCTTATCTCAACTtgaatttcttaattttaaaaaaatttattttttaatatttttaattaaaatagagttGCATTATTTTTGACTCACTTTTCTGCCCTCCAGACCCTCCCACTTGTCATCCCTTGAACCTCTCTTATGCCTCCCACAATCTCAGGCTGATAACCTCCTTTATTTGATTATAtgttatattcataaatatttgtgcatacaaatacaaataaataaagcctgctgAGAATGtttgctgtttgtgtgtatgtggtttcaTGGCTGACCACTCCCTAGGAGAGGctaattctctttctctcagcagTTTGCAGTTGTCTGAAGTTCTTTGCCTATGGGTGAGACCCCACAAAAGTTTCTTTCCTTCATGTTAACAAGTCCACTGATGTTGCAATTATTCCTGCCATGTTAATTCAGtcatttgtagatggaagtttctgtcccacccggtcccacaatcattcagtcccaaataaacacacagaggcttatattgattataaactgcttggcctattgttctcttacaacttaaattaacccataattcttttccaTGTTTAGCCAGGTAACTTGGTACCTTTTGTCattaaggcattctcattttgtttcctctgctTCTAGATGACAACAgtgtttctgcctctcttctttccagaattctcctagtctggttgccctgcctatacgtcctgcctggctactggccagtcagcgttttattaaacgaATATGAGCGACAAATCTTTCCaatatacaagagcattatcccacagcagccaTTTCTAAGAAAGGTATTTCATTGAAGACTTTCAGCACCATCTTCTTTGATGCCCCCTGAGTCATATGTGAAGGAGCTATGATACGGAGCTATCTCTTAGGAGTACCCCCAGACCTATGATCCATTGACCTGTGATATTTGTCCAATTGTGAatagatttaattttataataagatTTGGCagatttttcatctttttattgattttttttctatttttcaatcctctttttgtacacatacacatttgtgGACTTACATCCTAAGTTTTTGTCAAGACTTTAACCTCTGTTTTTcacacttccttttcttttcttgaattttCAATCTCTGTTTATTTATCTCATGTGCAACTGTTTTTAACAGAAGTTCAAATGTATGTTGAGCCCTTATAAAATTTgatttcagatattttatttgtgaatgtTAGAATATCTGgttattatttgaaaaagaatttcTACTTTTTTTGATAATTTTGATGGATATTATTACATCCTTGTTTGCCTCTAAGCACTGTTTTCAGCATCAgtttaattataattttgttgGACAGCTTACAGACCTTGTCTATTAAGCCCAATCTTTGAATCTTCTTGAAGGAAATTACTTTTGACTGCTATTTCTCCATGTCAACCATATCAAATATCTTTGTTCAAAATGccactttttctcttcttaaggGAAGAAACGAAATGACTATTAAGTGTTTTGTAAACTGCCCAACATCTCaggttgtcttagttactgttctattgctgtgaagagacatcctGACCAAGGCAACTGTTACAAAAGAAATTAATGAGAACTTGCTTGCAGTTTTAGAGGGTGCTCCGTGATCATCATGATAGGAAGTAGACAGGTATGgctgctggagcagtagctgagagctttataaCTGATTCACAGATAACAGGCCGAGACAGGGAAACTGGACCTGGCTTTTAAAATCTAAAAGTCcatcccagtggccacacctgctccaacaaagtTGCACCTCCTAATCCTTGTCAAACGGTTCCACTAAAAGGAgacaaagtattcaaatatacaAACCTATGTaggcattctcatttaaaccaacAAATTCCACTTCCTGATCCCAAAATATTTGCAGCCATATGATAAAGCAAAAATGTATTCAAAAGTCCCCATGGTCTTTCAGTCTTAAAACTGTTTCAAAGTCTAACaattcttctgagactcatggaaatctcttaactgtaatccctaTGAAAGCAAATgcaaaaaacaaagcagacatTTCTGACATACACTATCACAAAAgacacattaccattccaaaagagaggaaaaggagcataGAGGGGAAATATTGGACTAAGTCAGGAATGAAATCTAGCAGGgaaaactccaaattctgcatctccatgtctgatgtcagagCATTCTTCAGGTCTCCCACTCCTTCCAGCTGTGTTGACCACAGCATTTTTCCTTCTATCGTGCTGGCTCCACACCTTGTTTGCAGCTGTCCTTGACAGGCATCTAATGGCCCTGGCATCTCGAACATCTTGGAGTAAGCAatgcaatccaggcttcactttTACAACTTGAAAAAAATGGCTTCTCTGAACTCTATGAAGGGACTCCCCTACAACATACCTGGCCTTGATGGTTTTTCTTAGTCATGAAGGACAATTCCACAACCTGTTACTCTAGCATCCTTAAATCTTGGACCACATGGCCAAAGCTTTCCAAATTCTATTGTCTCCTGGGTCTGGAAACCAGCACTTTCCTTGAATTATATCTACATAagctttctggttttgatggtttcctttgctgCTTAAACTTTCCTTAATTCCTTTCATGAGTTAGGAGCTTAGTTGGGTGAGGTCTTGCCCTGAGAGCactactccctttattccattttgaattaggccttttttttttaaaaaaaaaaattatctcctAGAACACAGAACTTGGATCCAATCTTATATTTCTTCGTGCCCTTTTCTTTTCaactgtatattttatatttctcttcatCTGACTGCTCCTTCTAATTGTGGATCTGCAAAGCATTGATCACTAAGACCACATGACACAGTCAGTACTagactgtcttgaaatctcctttgGCAATGTCATTAattcaaaactcttcaatttaactCCAGGCAGTTGCTTAGGACAAGTgtaaaaagcagccacattctttgccaaagtaTCAAAAGAATGGTTTCTAGGCCACCTCCTAATATTCTTTCCtgctgaaacctcttgagccaggctgCTATAATTCAAATTGCCCTCAGCATCACTTTCTTTCATCCTCTTATGGTATGGTCTATCAAGCATTACTTAAGACATTCAAATGCTTTCCTAGACTAGAGTCCCAACGACTTTCATATACCTTGAAACAGCATAGTCAGGTCTGTCATTCATGATACCATTCATGATACCAGTTTTTCTCTTAATTATTATCCTATTGCTgagaaaaaaacaccatgaccaaggaaacttttatgaaagaaaatatctaaTTAAGAACTTGCTTATAGTTTTACGTCATGACAGAAGGCAGACACACATGGGAGTTGGAACAATAGTTGAGATCTGTACATCCTGATTCCAGGCAGCAGATAGAGAAAGAAACTGGGCTGACAGGCATGGGCTTTTGTAACCTCAAAGTCCATTCCAAGTGACACACATTCTCTATATGAGACCATACCCACTCtaaaaaaggccacacctcctaatccttttcaaatagttccactaactggggactaAGCGttgaaatatatgagcctatggatccattttcattcaaacatcACACTAGCcttcagggaaatgtaaattaaaattattttgtgatttCATCTCATTCTAGTAAGAATAGatatcatcaagaaaacagatAATAAATGTTAGCAAGGATTCAGAGAAGGAGTAATCCTTATTCATTAGTAGTGGTACTGTAAACTGATACAGCTATTATGGAAATTAATATGaatgtttctcaaaaaattaaaaataaaacctgtagAAATTAGCTTGATTCTGGAAATAACCAGGGTagctaaaggataaaacaattgtagttttatttattataaggggaaaactcatgaacaggaatgagaagtccaagatCATTGTGCTCCACAGCAATCACACAGAGAGCGCACTTGGACCATGCACCCattttctctgggtcccagaaagccacgcCTTAACTTGGACCCatctcttaaagataattggctaacaagGCTTCTCCATCAAAAAACTACTATATCACCAGCGCCTACTCCAAAGGCCCTGTATGCTGTCACAGAGAGGTTTATGCATCTGTTTACTGCCACTATGTCCATAATATCAAGGACCTGGAACCAGCTTGGGGGCCCATCAACAGACAAATAGGAATccagcacatgcacacagtggAATTTTACTCATTGTAAGACATGAAGTCATGAAACTTGTAGGAATACGGATGAATCTAAAAAGTCTTATGTTAAACAAGGTACCTCCCCCCAAAATGAAAGGTTAAAAGCTGCATGCTGTCTTCTCACAAATGGATCCTCGTCTgcaatgtatatatgtataactaTAATGGGTATAAAAGTGACTGAAGCCCCAAAAACCTAGTAGACAAAATGAGAGTAAAATAAGTGCTTGGTGGACGGAGCTGCAGGGTGCATGTGATGTGGAAGTACAAGGGAGGCTCTGAGGTGTGCCAGGGAGGACGGGAGGCTGCGAGAGATGAGACTGGAGGAGAAACGATGAAACAAAACGGCATATTGAAATAGTATTTTTTCATGTGATTTATAATTAAAAgtaggtgctggagaggtagcagagtggttaagagcactggcttctttcTCTGAAGGAAGTGGGTTTGAttctcacatggtggctcagatcTACCTATcactccagggcatctgatgacTGCTTCTGATTTCTGCAGGAACTAGGCATGCAAGTGGTGTACAGACAgagacatgcaagcaaagcactcaagtacataaaataaaatataaattttgaaattaaaattaaagtcagaaaatataaaaatggtcATTTagtattatattataatctctgAGTATACTGGCTCTTTTGGGCCTTCAGACTTTGTTGATTGCTCTTTTTTAACTTAGCAGGTGATTGGGGGGTTATGAATTTGGAAGAGTAGGGAAAGTAGGTTTTGGGAATGAATCTGGGAGGATTTAGAGCAAGGAGTGTGGAGTAAATATTATCATAGTATGCATgcataaattctcaaagaattaatagaaatagTGTATTAAAAACAGCCCTCATGATGTTGTAGGCTTattaaaaacttgtttttttttcataaaaatggaAACCAGGATAATTGGTGACTTGAGCACAATACCACCTGGAGGGAAAATAGGGGTCCAGAAGATCACTTGGCCTGGCCCTTCTTTCTAAGAAAACATGTACAGGATTTATTCTGAAATAAGTTCACTGTGTGTACTAACTTAATTCCACTTATTCTGCCAAtggaaaataatgaattaaaGCACCAGAGTCAGGACTTGAAGTTACAGTATGAAGATCACAATTGCAGGACCTTGAGTGGTGGACATCACCATGTGATAGAAGGTTATTTATCAGTTATGGGGACTATGGATGAAACAATAAAGCAAGATAAAAGagacatttaaaatatacttgGGATGTTACTTCTGGAGTATCTAGGAGATTCGGggaaccagaaagaaaagaaagaaaaggaaagagaaaactacAGAGAGGTAAGATTCAGAGAAACTTCATTTGAGGCTCAGTATCTGTAGGTGCTTATTGTTCAGGAAAATTTGCTGGTCCCAGGGGATGCGTAGGAATGAAGAGACACTTCTTGGGGTGGGATCCTGTCACCAGACTAGGCTCCGTGATGAGAGCCACATCTCCAGACGCTGCCGTCCTAATCAGGCACACTTGTGATAACTAATCACACTCTCAAATCCAAGCATCATTTGCCCGCTGCGTTGATCCCCCCACCCTTTCAGTGCCATGCGGTGTCACTAATGCATCCCGTCTCTTTCTAGAACTCTTTAAAGCATGAGATAGGGGTCTGTCCTTTCTTGCATCATTTTCATAGTAGGTACTTAATTACTACCGAATTATGACATTCTCCTCTTGGATACCTCAACTAGAGTGAGAGGCAGAATtgaaatttataaacaataaattcCTGGGGTCCTGATGTACAATTAGATAGATGTGTAAGTCCATTTGAAGAGAGAACAACCTGAAGAGGCTCCCTAGTGACTAGGCAAACCTAGATCAATATCCTCTACTGCAAGTGAAAATCCTTCTAGAATCAATCCCCTAGTACCCTACATGTTGATAAGACTCACTGTGATAAAAACTGATTGCACTCAGTGCTTCTAGGGGTGGTTTGTATGATGATGCacaagatagaaaatacacaaaataggCAGTTATATTTAATTCATCCTGGGCAGAGTCGTCATGGCAGAAACATCAGACAGAACTAACAGCTCAATATAAGGACTATAGCAAATCAGTGCCTTTGTGGTATGTGCGATCTCCATAGTGGGAAATGACATGCTGCAggtctggggtgggggaaggagaagcAGTGCATTGGGGTCAGACTCACGCTGCCTTCCCGCCATGGTTCAGTGCACGTGAATCATGCTGAGGAGCAGCCAGAACCTTCTCTGGGTCCTGAGAAGGTTGAGGGGGAAGAAAGGCACAGAAGTGAGGGAAGATGTTTAATCACTAAGGCCCCATAAGTCAGACGCACTCTTTCTCGTCCCTCTTTGTATGGGATGGCATAGACCAGACCCAAGTACTTTAAATTCCCTTCATCCAACCTACATCCAACACCTTCTCAGAAGGAACAGATGAGTTTCAATAACCCCACTCtgcaattgtttttcttattttgctcTGCTTTCTACCCTGGTTAGGACCCTTATTCCATATCTCATACCCCAATCATGTTTACCTTTGTTCTCAACCTGATTTGGGGTCTTTGGAGACTGCTCCTACAATCAAAGTTCATCTTTTCTCACTTAGTCAGTTGTGTCTACATTATAGCATGCTTTCTAGGGATGGTTAGAGGCAGCGGCCCAGCGCACATGCCAAGCTCACCATCGCTTTTTAATGACATGTGCACATCAACAGTGATTCTGAGACGGAAACACCTGGAAGTGAGGAAGAGTATTCTCACTCTAAGGAAGGAAACATGGGATAATATCAATTTTcataaaagatgaagaaaaacttTTGCTTTATAAAAGGCTTTTCCATGAGGTGTCTTGATCAACACACAGATCCTCATTTGTATTCGAAGAAGGCGTTTGTGAATGTTTTCTCTCCTCCCTACTCTCAGTCTGTTGCATCAGGCAAGGTCCACCCACAGATTTGGAAAGGGTGTTCACAAAAGGGCAATAAAAATGAACATCTAGCTACAAAGAGAATGAGCTGGGTCTTATTTTCCTGCTTTTGTTCCCCTGGGATACAAGCTCCGTTCTAAAATTGGGCAGATTGAGCCCTCCATCAAACATTAATGAACATTTTTGGCATGTGTTGGAAACAGCATCAGGCTCTAGGAATGCAGAAGTGATAATAACAAGGATCTGTCACTCCGTTTACTAGAGGAGATAAGGTATGTATCTAGGTCACTGTGACCTGGGACAGCTGTAGATCTGAGTGCAGAAGACTTAGGGCACTGATGAGACGATAGAACCAGGAAAATCCCACAAAATACACGGCACTGAGCTGAATGTTCAGTCATAGGTGCCAGCAGATAGACAAGCCGGGCCTTCCTCCGACTCTGGTCACAGACTGAAGGCCGTCTTCCCTCTCCCATCCTAAATTAAATCCAGGAGTCCTTTCCTAATCTCCCATCCTGTCTCACCTCCCAGTATTTGTGTGCTATATTCATGTCTACACAAGCCAGCCTCAGGCCTCAGCCTTTTCATCACTAGCTTACATGGAATTCCCTCTGAAATGCATCCCAGGTGTATACAGATGAGAAATCCTGCCCTGGTAATTATGAAACACCTGGATAGATCATCCACTCCATGACTGCCCTCCAATAACAAGTAGCCTGGAGGCTTCAACTGGAGGATGTATAAAAAAGCACCTTCCGTGCTGGTCCCACAAAACCTCAGCCTTCTCCTGGGGTGACTTGCCTACTCATCTTCCTTGAAGGTAAGGCTGCTTTGGGGTGAAGGGACCCTTGAATGCCACTCCTTCAGACTTTGCTAAGGAAGTCTTGGCATCCCCCAGTTTCCCTCCAGCAAACTAATACACCAGGTAGGAAAGATTCGTagcagggagaagggaagggctgAAAATCCATGCCAAGAACACTGAAATGATCTAACACGGGCCAGGCCCGTGGGGGccagaggcagaagaaacagcAGATAGGACACCACACAGCTTAGAAAACGGAGGCTGGGAACCAAGTAGCCAAACAGCAGGCATATCGTTGCTCTTTACACTTGATCATGGCAGACATCAGCCTTGGAAAAAGTGTCCTCTTAGTTCGgcaagttaaattttatttttcttttatatgaggGGGACAAATTATAAATTTGATTATCGACAAATTCTTAGGAGTTCTCACCAGAATTTACTCCCAGTAAGCCCAACCCTTTAGAAATACTGTTTTTCCTCCTGGAACAGGCTTCTCCAAGTTGTGAGTGCTGCCTCCGTTGACGGTCTGGACTCCAGAGAAGTGTGCCCTACACTTCTCCATCTATGACATAACagtatgttctttttcttccagatCTGAAGCATTAGCTGAGTGATGTCACAACAGAGGCAACAACCTCAGGAGCTCCCAAAAGCTCCCAAATGTCCACCTCCCCAGTGTCCAGATCCCTGTCTGAAAACCTTCTCATCTTCTTATGGGATTTGTTGTTCAGCTAGCTCTTCTTCACACTCCCAAAGGCCAGGGCTTCCGAACACTGCTGGACGCAGGATAGTTCACCACCCACAACCCCGCTGTCTCAGGGGTGGTACCACCTACCACTGCAAAGAGGAAGAGTGCTAAGAGTCTGGGCACAAAGGACGGTACACAGCTGCAGAGATCTGCTCCCCATCCAAACTCATGAATTCCACCAGGAGGCCCAGCCCTCAACCTCTCTTGGCCTTAAAAACACTTCCTGTTTCTCCAGTCCACCCCTTCAGTTCGGCAACAATAAAGTTGGTCATGGTGCATGGTTGTGACTTCTGTGTATCCTTGAGACCATGTTCAGAAGTGCAGAGACCCCTCAAGTGGGTTCTTCTCTTAGGGAAGATTTGTGGGAGTCTATATTTCAGTCCTCTGTAACTTCATAATGTATTAATGTTGAACACAATGAGTGTTGGCCTCTGTTTAAGAATGGAAGTGGGAGCTTTGACTTACTACTAGCAAATGTTATGAACCAGCAGAAAAAGTAAGGTATATTACAGATTAAATTACATGGACTAACAAAATTAATGtttattaatttaaacatttGTATGTCTTAAACATGttcaaaagaatttaaagacaacaggttatttttttttactatttatttgtttaagatgTGTATGTTTCTttccaaatatacatacatatatgctaattaatgaaaaaatgaggccatgaatttggagGAGAGTGGGGAAGGGTCTATGAGAGGGTTTAGACTAAACTTTAGAGGAGGAAAATGAGTGCATTGTAATTAAATTGTtatctcaagaataaaaaaaagaaagaacttaaagaaaGAACATGATGTAGAAAAAGGGAAGGGCCACAGGAAGCACCAATGAGCACCACGTTTTCAGGCTCTGATGGTATGAATCAACGTAGGTCTTAGAACTCCtagagagaaagacaagacaaGGGAAGAGCCTTAGGGGCTTGTAGAGAACAGGCTTACTGGGCAGGACTTTTAAAGGTAGGCAGACCTTAGTCTGGGGTGTGGGAGGAAGCACCTTCCATGGGGAGGATCCAGCAGAAGCCAACACAAGGCAAAGGGTGCTCTTGTCAACAGTGTGAGCTTCAATGTGGCTGGAGCTCCAGGAAAGATGACAGACAGGAGTTTATACCCTCAACAACTATGCTAAACCCTCCAGCTGAGTTTACTGAATTTAAGGAATAAAATTCCAACTGTTGAAGTGTCATTCTTCTGGAGAAAGTTTGGGCCCAAGCCTAGGACCTACTAGCCTGGATTTTAGGGGAGTGTGATATACATTA
The nucleotide sequence above comes from Microtus pennsylvanicus isolate mMicPen1 chromosome 7, mMicPen1.hap1, whole genome shotgun sequence. Encoded proteins:
- the Lce6a gene encoding late cornified envelope protein 6A, which translates into the protein MSQQRQQPQELPKAPKCPPPQCPDPCLKTFSSSYGICCSASSSSHSQRPGLPNTAGRRIVHHPQPRCLRGGTTYHCKEEEC